ATTCAAGTGGAACACCTGGAGAAACGCTACGGGGACAGTATCGCCGTGCAGGACCTTAATCTCACGTTCCCGGAGGGGCAGCTGACGGCGCTGCTGGGTCCGTCGGGCTGCGGGAAGACGACCACGCTGCGGATGATCAACCGCCTGATCGAACCGAGCGGGGGCCGCATTCTGCTGGGCGGCCAGGATACCCGCACGCTGAAGCCGGAGGCGCTGCGGCGCGGCATCGGGTACGTCATCCAGCAGATCGGGCTGTTTCCGCACCTGAGCGTCGCGCAGAACGTGTCGACCGTCCCGGACCTGCTGGGCCGCGACCGCCGCGCGACCGCGCAGCGCGTGGACGAACTGCTGGACCTCGTGGGTCTGGACCCCGCCGTGTACCGCGAGAAACGCCCCGCCGAGCTGTCGGGCGGGCAGGCGCAGCGGGTGGGCGTGGCGCGCGCGCTGGCCGCCGACCCGCCCGTGCTGCTGATGGACGAGCCCTTCGGGGCGCTGGACCCGCTGGCCCGCGACCGCCTGCAGGACGCGTTCCGCGACATCCAGCGGCGATTGGGCAAGACGGTGGTGATGGTCACGCACGACATCGACGAGGCCCTGCGCCTGGGCGACCGGGTGGCGCTGATGCGCGCGGGCCGCCTAGAGCAGTTCGGCACCCCCGACGACCTGATTCACCGCCCCGCGAGCGAGTTCGTGCGGGACTTCCTGGGTGAGGACGCCACGTTGCGTCAGCTGGCCGGGCGGCCCGTGTCGGCGTTCGTCCGCGCGGGTCTCCCCTCGCCGGGTGCGCCGCGCGTGCAGGGGGACCTGAATGCCCGCAGCGCCCTGAGCGTCATGCTGCGCGAGGGTCACGACACGCTGGAGGTCCTGCGCGGCGAGGAGCTGTTGGGGTACGTCGCGTGGCAGGACCTGCGCGGCGAGGGCCACGCGTGACCGCGACCCTGCCCGCCCGCAGGCGCCAGGCGCGTCTGACGTGGGGGGCGCTGCT
This DNA window, taken from Deinococcus sedimenti, encodes the following:
- a CDS encoding ABC transporter ATP-binding protein; the protein is MIQVEHLEKRYGDSIAVQDLNLTFPEGQLTALLGPSGCGKTTTLRMINRLIEPSGGRILLGGQDTRTLKPEALRRGIGYVIQQIGLFPHLSVAQNVSTVPDLLGRDRRATAQRVDELLDLVGLDPAVYREKRPAELSGGQAQRVGVARALAADPPVLLMDEPFGALDPLARDRLQDAFRDIQRRLGKTVVMVTHDIDEALRLGDRVALMRAGRLEQFGTPDDLIHRPASEFVRDFLGEDATLRQLAGRPVSAFVRAGLPSPGAPRVQGDLNARSALSVMLREGHDTLEVLRGEELLGYVAWQDLRGEGHA